Proteins from one Bacteroides mediterraneensis genomic window:
- a CDS encoding hybrid sensor histidine kinase/response regulator transcription factor, whose translation MRTCFTLLLLLQSLVIQAQLYTIKKLGLEKKLSNSYVIDIAEDKNGYLWFATEEGLNKLEGNSFTSFYKKEERSSLNLTGNELNCLLDDPKEPILWIATQRAGLNAFNYKTCQQIVFQHNPKDPNSIATNDVTSLSVAADGNLWITTYWRGIDYLDKATGKFTHYNQGTVPGLPSNTVWAVADDHKGNLYIGHAQHGMSILSIKDKRIKNFTYDKQDIHTLPSNNVQCIFKDNTGNIWIGTEKGLALYKPETENFIRFGEKGSPLSHRIYDIQQFNEHELWVATEFGGIAIIDLSKSMFNTAEEVHFIQAGDNEYNLNNSTVRCLFQDSNQNIWAGTWGGGVNFLSPNAALFKSFSYSPNSPGSNLNAHIASAVCIDKQGTLWVGTDGGGINVLENGQRIATYTENSGNLSGNSIQAALCDQKGNLWFGIFYGGIMFYDKHTRNFRQIFPKEQATYDVRSLFEDKEGIIWVGTSEGVFQIDRNSQKILHHINMPDNLVRSVIKDSKGQIWVGSFGSGIFLYSPNWKQLKEFNTFRGFPSNTINQLFEDSTGNIWAATGEGLVQFENQSPWKYKIFQRNEGLTNTFIWAITEDDDKNIWFSTNQGISCLSKDRQDIYNYDYRDNIPMASFMGRSVCKDKNHTLYFGSTNGLCYFTPSQILDKKQSPKAVIGKITIYEPLTSENSNETEIPLINRESIRLKFLQNNFNISFHIQDYSLNERVEYAYMLKGLENAWYTVKDPHNVTFRNLPPGKYEFQVKTRIRNQEWSDDISKVEIVIAPPLWLSWWAKILYVLGGVGILIGGLWAYKRKLNLEYLYESEKMSHEQEQRLNDERLRFFTNITHELRTPLTLILGPLEDMVKNSSLSPKDHHRISVIHQSAVRLLNLINQILDFRKTETQNKKLCVTKGNLTSAVYETGLKYKELNNNPNIQILIEVEEENMILFFDKEVIMMILDNLISNALKYTEKGYVRVRAEWVTENDVRYAQLSVEDTGYGIGKEALDHIFERYYQESGEHQASGTGIGLALVKNLVTLHEGDIQVKSLPDIGTTFYLRLQANNTYPNALHGEDIHTEEETQEVKEETMEKLEMADNAKNSRPIVLVVEDNADIRDYIADAFTDLYEVKTASNGKEGLKIATECAPDIVVSDIMMPVMNGIVMCQKLKTDIRTSHIPVILLTAKDSITDKEEGYQAGADSYLTKPFSASLLQSRISNLLAQRRLLSERFAIRPEKPQRQSMEEKRAIITESMNKLDKEFLDKITQIITESLSAAENVDITVLSNALCMSSSTLYRKVKALTGMSTNEYIRKIKMHLAEKYLLEGKYTISEIAFKVGINSNVYFRQCFKEEFGMSASDYLKQLTGTSIEDTTNEKEG comes from the coding sequence ATGAGAACTTGTTTTACCTTGCTTTTACTCCTGCAATCCCTTGTTATCCAGGCACAACTCTACACCATTAAAAAGTTAGGACTGGAGAAAAAACTCTCCAACAGCTATGTCATCGACATCGCGGAAGACAAAAACGGCTATCTTTGGTTCGCCACCGAAGAAGGACTGAACAAATTGGAGGGAAATTCCTTCACTTCATTCTACAAAAAAGAAGAAAGGAGTTCACTCAACTTGACAGGCAATGAACTAAATTGTCTGTTGGACGACCCCAAAGAGCCTATTCTATGGATTGCCACCCAACGGGCAGGATTAAATGCATTCAACTATAAGACATGCCAGCAGATTGTCTTCCAACACAACCCCAAAGACCCGAACAGCATCGCCACCAACGATGTCACCAGCCTGTCGGTTGCAGCCGATGGAAATTTATGGATAACCACGTACTGGAGAGGCATCGACTATCTGGATAAAGCCACCGGAAAATTCACACATTATAATCAGGGCACTGTCCCCGGACTCCCCAGTAATACGGTCTGGGCAGTGGCAGACGACCACAAAGGAAACTTATACATCGGACACGCACAGCATGGGATGAGTATCCTTTCCATCAAGGACAAAAGAATCAAGAACTTTACGTACGACAAACAAGACATCCACACCCTCCCAAGCAACAACGTACAATGCATTTTCAAAGACAATACAGGCAACATCTGGATTGGCACAGAAAAGGGACTGGCACTTTATAAACCTGAAACGGAAAACTTCATCCGTTTTGGAGAAAAAGGCTCTCCCCTTTCTCACCGCATTTATGACATCCAGCAATTCAATGAACACGAGCTGTGGGTGGCCACGGAATTTGGCGGCATCGCCATTATTGACCTGTCCAAAAGCATGTTCAATACAGCCGAAGAGGTCCACTTCATTCAGGCCGGAGACAATGAATACAACCTGAATAATTCGACCGTACGCTGCCTGTTTCAAGATTCCAACCAGAACATCTGGGCCGGCACATGGGGAGGAGGAGTGAATTTTCTCAGTCCCAATGCAGCCTTGTTCAAATCGTTCAGCTATTCCCCCAACTCTCCGGGAAGCAATTTAAATGCCCATATCGCCAGCGCTGTCTGCATTGACAAACAAGGCACTTTATGGGTGGGCACAGACGGAGGAGGCATCAACGTACTGGAAAACGGACAAAGAATAGCGACTTATACCGAAAACAGTGGAAACCTTAGTGGAAACTCCATACAGGCCGCATTGTGTGACCAGAAAGGCAACCTTTGGTTCGGCATCTTTTATGGAGGCATCATGTTCTATGACAAACATACTAGAAACTTCCGGCAAATCTTTCCCAAGGAACAGGCTACCTATGACGTGCGGTCACTCTTTGAGGATAAGGAAGGCATCATCTGGGTAGGTACGAGCGAAGGGGTTTTCCAGATAGACAGAAACTCCCAAAAGATTCTCCATCACATCAATATGCCCGACAATCTGGTACGCTCAGTCATCAAAGACTCCAAAGGGCAAATATGGGTAGGAAGTTTTGGAAGTGGAATCTTTCTTTATTCTCCCAATTGGAAACAATTAAAGGAGTTCAACACCTTCAGAGGATTCCCATCCAATACCATCAACCAGCTTTTTGAGGATTCAACCGGGAATATATGGGCAGCTACCGGGGAAGGACTCGTACAATTTGAGAACCAGTCACCTTGGAAGTATAAAATCTTCCAACGTAATGAAGGACTGACCAACACTTTCATCTGGGCCATTACAGAAGATGACGACAAAAATATCTGGTTCAGCACCAATCAAGGAATCAGCTGTCTGTCCAAAGACAGGCAAGATATCTATAATTACGATTACAGGGACAACATCCCCATGGCCAGCTTTATGGGTAGAAGTGTTTGTAAGGATAAAAACCACACTCTCTACTTCGGTTCGACCAACGGACTGTGCTATTTTACTCCCAGCCAGATTCTGGATAAAAAACAATCTCCCAAAGCTGTAATCGGAAAAATAACGATATATGAACCGCTGACCTCGGAAAACAGCAATGAAACGGAAATTCCCCTGATTAACCGGGAAAGCATACGGCTGAAATTTTTGCAGAACAATTTCAACATTTCCTTCCACATACAGGATTATTCCTTGAACGAAAGAGTGGAATATGCCTATATGCTGAAGGGACTTGAAAACGCATGGTACACGGTGAAAGACCCGCACAACGTGACTTTCCGCAATCTGCCGCCGGGGAAATATGAGTTCCAGGTGAAAACCCGCATCCGGAACCAAGAGTGGTCGGATGATATCTCAAAAGTGGAAATCGTCATCGCTCCTCCCCTTTGGCTCTCCTGGTGGGCAAAAATTCTTTACGTACTTGGAGGTGTCGGAATCCTCATCGGCGGACTGTGGGCCTATAAACGCAAACTGAACCTGGAGTATCTGTATGAGTCTGAAAAGATGAGTCACGAACAGGAACAGAGACTGAATGACGAACGGCTGAGGTTCTTCACCAACATTACGCACGAATTACGCACACCGCTCACCCTGATTCTAGGACCACTGGAAGACATGGTGAAAAACAGCAGCCTTTCTCCCAAAGATCACCACCGGATTTCGGTCATCCATCAAAGTGCTGTCCGCCTGCTGAACCTGATTAACCAGATACTGGATTTCCGGAAAACGGAGACTCAGAACAAGAAACTGTGTGTCACCAAAGGGAACCTGACCAGTGCGGTCTATGAAACCGGGCTGAAATACAAGGAATTGAACAACAATCCCAACATACAGATATTAATAGAGGTGGAAGAAGAGAACATGATTCTGTTCTTCGACAAGGAGGTCATCATGATGATTCTGGACAACCTGATTTCCAACGCGCTGAAATATACCGAAAAAGGCTATGTGCGTGTACGGGCAGAATGGGTTACGGAAAACGATGTACGATATGCACAGCTTTCCGTGGAAGATACCGGCTATGGCATCGGAAAGGAGGCGCTCGACCATATCTTTGAACGCTATTATCAGGAAAGCGGGGAGCATCAGGCTTCGGGAACAGGCATCGGACTGGCCTTGGTAAAGAATCTGGTCACCCTGCATGAAGGGGATATCCAAGTGAAAAGCCTCCCCGACATCGGTACAACCTTCTACCTGCGTTTACAGGCCAACAACACTTATCCCAATGCCTTGCATGGAGAGGATATACATACAGAGGAAGAAACGCAGGAAGTGAAAGAAGAAACCATGGAAAAGCTGGAAATGGCAGACAACGCAAAAAATTCACGTCCCATCGTACTGGTGGTGGAAGACAATGCCGACATCCGAGACTATATTGCCGATGCGTTCACGGATTTATATGAAGTGAAAACCGCCTCTAATGGAAAGGAGGGGCTGAAAATAGCCACTGAATGTGCCCCCGACATTGTCGTCAGTGACATCATGATGCCCGTGATGAACGGTATCGTGATGTGCCAGAAGCTGAAAACAGACATCCGTACCAGCCATATCCCAGTCATTCTCCTCACTGCAAAAGACAGCATCACCGACAAGGAGGAAGGATATCAGGCCGGGGCCGACTCCTACCTCACCAAGCCTTTCAGCGCCAGCCTGCTGCAGAGTCGAATCAGTAACCTGCTGGCACAACGGAGACTACTGTCCGAACGTTTCGCTATCCGGCCGGAGAAGCCACAAAGACAAAGCATGGAGGAAAAGAGGGCCATCATCACGGAATCGATGAACAAACTGGACAAAGAATTCCTGGACAAGATTACCCAGATCATAACGGAAAGCCTCTCCGCAGCAGAAAACGTGGATATCACTGTATTGTCCAACGCATTATGCATGAGCAGTTCCACGCTTTACCGAAAAGTGAAAGCGCTTACAGGGATGTCTACCAACGAATATATCCGGAAAATCAAAATGCACCTGGCTGAGAAATACCTGCTGGAGGGCAAATATACCATCTCCGAAATCGCCTTCAAAGTGGGCATCAACAGCAACGTGTATTTCCGTCAGTGTTTTAAAGAAGAATTCGGCATGTCGGCCTCAGACTATCTGAAGCAGCTGACAGGGACTTCTATCGAGGATACGACCAACGAAAAGGAGGGTTGA
- the tnpB gene encoding IS66 family insertion sequence element accessory protein TnpB (TnpB, as the term is used for proteins encoded by IS66 family insertion elements, is considered an accessory protein, since TnpC, encoded by a neighboring gene, is a DDE family transposase.), producing MWSLDSCLHLWVCQHPVSMRYGIRGLTQMIWSWKGHSPASGNVYVFFSQDRKTMKALKWDGDGFLMYTKRLSQGRFREVLKNGDGSVRRFQWDDFYMLMRGLTPVKVTVEERFRMAAR from the coding sequence ATGTGGAGCCTTGATTCATGTCTGCATCTGTGGGTCTGTCAGCATCCTGTATCCATGCGTTATGGCATCCGTGGTCTGACACAAATGATATGGTCGTGGAAAGGACATTCTCCGGCTTCGGGGAATGTATATGTGTTTTTCTCACAGGACCGTAAGACCATGAAGGCATTAAAATGGGACGGCGACGGTTTTTTGATGTACACTAAAAGACTGTCCCAAGGGCGTTTCCGTGAGGTGCTGAAAAACGGTGATGGCAGCGTCCGCAGGTTTCAATGGGATGACTTCTACATGCTGATGAGGGGGCTCACACCTGTAAAAGTAACTGTCGAAGAACGCTTTAGAATGGCTGCAAGGTAG
- a CDS encoding IS66 family transposase produces the protein MKKDELIELLQRQNGFLQGKLEEALSSVRSLTSANERLTATVEELRKQITSLEETLKGKDIELSKEKTVRQAMRRLQESPSERQTGQMLPKSDVPEQKIQKRHTNNGAKKKTHPECEIETFDVEPDDPGFDPELARYMCTCDVVRYSMVPMRFIKTIYKVKKYVQNGTIFKGSVPATPLLNSQYTSSFIAGLAELRYLHGMPLENAVEYFRSHGFDLDKGTARKLVSKTKVQLENLYKALAKAILEDNYICGDETYQKVRLQTVTDSGKKIKKGYIWVFVGMTTGLVYFFYDDGSRSAEVFENEIKGFNGAFQCDFYSGYRHIGIGNLKGIKRLPCLQHIKRKFLDIKDSTIAQQMAKRFGLLYHFEHKHKTGKDGWTDEDHLQWRQRYSKVMIEKIYRGLIEIKDRPGIPPDDSLNAAADYALKQWHEIPAIFSSPKYRLDNNEVERINRYISLTRRRLTIGSHTGAEVAVLYHSLAITCHRCGINIFEYFCDIIDRCAAWPPNTPIDKYRDLLPDRWKKMKR, from the coding sequence ATGAAAAAGGATGAACTGATAGAACTTTTGCAACGCCAGAACGGCTTCCTTCAGGGCAAACTGGAGGAAGCCTTATCATCTGTCCGTTCACTGACTTCAGCCAACGAGAGACTGACTGCCACGGTTGAAGAACTGAGAAAGCAGATAACCTCTCTGGAGGAAACTCTCAAAGGAAAGGACATTGAACTCAGCAAGGAAAAAACTGTCCGTCAGGCAATGCGCCGTCTGCAGGAATCTCCCTCGGAAAGACAGACCGGACAGATGCTCCCCAAATCTGATGTTCCTGAACAGAAGATACAAAAGAGACATACAAACAACGGTGCGAAGAAAAAGACACATCCGGAATGTGAGATTGAAACCTTTGATGTAGAACCTGACGACCCGGGGTTTGATCCGGAACTGGCCAGATATATGTGTACATGCGATGTCGTGCGTTATTCAATGGTTCCCATGCGCTTTATCAAGACAATCTATAAGGTCAAGAAGTATGTTCAGAACGGTACAATCTTCAAAGGTTCTGTTCCGGCAACTCCGCTGCTGAACTCCCAATACACTTCCTCTTTTATCGCAGGTCTGGCGGAGTTGCGCTATCTGCACGGAATGCCGCTTGAAAATGCGGTAGAATACTTCCGCTCACACGGCTTCGATCTTGATAAGGGTACCGCCCGGAAGCTTGTCAGCAAAACCAAGGTTCAGCTTGAGAACCTTTATAAGGCTCTTGCAAAGGCAATCCTTGAGGACAACTATATCTGTGGTGATGAGACTTATCAGAAAGTACGTCTGCAGACAGTCACTGATTCAGGGAAGAAAATAAAGAAAGGATATATCTGGGTGTTTGTCGGTATGACCACAGGTCTGGTGTATTTCTTTTATGATGACGGATCACGTTCGGCTGAAGTCTTTGAAAATGAAATAAAAGGATTTAACGGAGCCTTCCAGTGTGACTTTTACTCCGGATACCGTCATATCGGAATCGGCAATCTGAAAGGAATAAAAAGACTTCCATGCCTGCAGCATATAAAACGGAAGTTTCTGGATATAAAGGATAGTACTATTGCCCAGCAAATGGCCAAGCGCTTCGGCCTATTGTATCACTTCGAGCATAAACACAAAACAGGAAAGGACGGATGGACTGACGAGGACCACCTTCAGTGGAGGCAACGCTACTCAAAAGTGATGATTGAAAAAATCTACAGAGGATTGATTGAGATTAAAGACCGTCCGGGGATACCTCCTGATGATTCTCTTAATGCCGCCGCCGATTATGCGCTGAAACAGTGGCATGAAATACCGGCAATCTTCTCTTCTCCTAAATACAGGCTTGACAACAATGAAGTTGAACGAATAAACAGGTATATATCACTGACACGAAGACGTCTGACAATAGGCTCTCATACAGGAGCCGAAGTGGCGGTGTTATACCACTCATTAGCCATAACATGCCATAGATGTGGAATAAACATCTTTGAATACTTCTGCGACATTATAGACCGTTGTGCCGCATGGCCTCCTAATACTCCTATAGATAAATATCGTGATTTGCTTCCGGATAGATGGAAGAAGATGAAAAGATAG